The window aaaattgtaaaaatatgtgtatttaCATGCAAATAatctaaatgaaaatattactcctacttAAGTACTCATGTGACTTCAAATTCAGGAAATAACTTTCCTTTTATCAAGTAGAAATACCTCAAAACATTAGGGAATTGAGAACCAAACAATACAATAATCATAAATGCAAGTTAAGATGCTACAAAGCAAATGAGAGAACGAAGAAATGTTTTGACTTGTGATGTAATATCCATGTACCACCCCAAGCCTTTTATAAGCATAAGTTGATGATATAAAGAATtactacataattaatttgagaGAAAACACCGAAccttttataaataagagacaTACTCCCTTTtttgcaaattaattttatacagtagtattcatattatttcttaaaaaatcccctttttatatatgtataaaatctttttacttctctaattttattttaaaaaatccatATAACACTCCTCCTATTATCTTCAAaaaccttttttcattttcactttctctaattagcaaaaataaataaaatcttttcctttcccaaaatttattaaaaaatactaatactattttGACAAAACTTCTCCATACAGATTTTCTTACTCTAATCTCGTAGTATTTCATTTCAGTAACATCAACATACCATATGACTCgcatcatattttattttaccagCTAAAATGTGAAACAATAGATTTCTCAAGTCTGGTACCGGTTCGATGTGGTCCTTCTGATATAGTATGAACTAAACTGTTTTATGCATGacaaatatgttaattaaaaatcaatatcactaattaaaatatgaaattaacaaaatctCAGTCTCAATAAAAATCTCAATCCGGTTTCATCTTTTCTTACATGGAATGTCAAATAGATGCTGCTTACATTTTcccaaaagaaaaagggaCAAAATTTTCTTCAGGTTTCCATACAGAAAAAatgttcaaaaaaattatatttcccTTCCCTTCTTGTGTGTAGTCTCATTATTGAAATATCAGATTGTGGTCTCACTATATTATACTGACATTCTCGCTACAGAAGATACCTTTGCTCTTCTTCGTTTCTGTCTATCTCTCATGCGCACCATAGCCTCAACACCAACTCCATCTTCCAAAACTAGTACAtatcatcaaaatcatcatcaacatcTCTACTGCTAGTCTGCTACTACACATGATCTTTGTATATAGTCGTATAACTAACCTGGTGTCATGAGGAATTCCCGCGAGGTCCAGGCAGTGCGGCCCAATAGCCTGATCTGCGTTCTGATCGTTGCCATATTTTACAAGTCAGTGTTATTTTCTACAGAAAAAACTCAGAATACCCTTAGCTAGGCTTGATAATGCAGTGCTCCTTCGGGATCATAGTCATAAGTCTCCCCCGACTTCACAAATCTGCCTTTTACGCGTTTTCTTGTATCTGCTCTAGCCTTCCGCGACGCGTACCTTATTTGTTTGCCGAACCTGCATTCATCAAACAccccaaaattgaaaaatcacaattcataAGCCAAAACAAATAGTAGAACTAAGTAAGGCATCATTCATGTTCTCCACAAATTGAACAAAACACCACATTATAAGCCAAAACCAGCACAAAATGAATCATCTAACCAAATAGTATTGAAATAATCATAAGCCAAGATAAGTACTATCATTATTGCATCATTAACCTCTGCaaagaaaattgagatatTCTAAGTATACCACACCTAACTCTGCATCTAAGCCGAAATTGTTATACCATTAATGCATCATCCATCTATTGCAAAATCGAAATAAATTCAAGAAGATGACATACGTGCGTGTCTTCTTCTTCGCGTTGTACCTCATCTTTGCCTTATCCCTTGCGTGCGGGCTGCTCATAGCTTCAAAATTTGAGTCCCACCGCGAGTCTCCCGTCAGAAACAACGGTGACAACCCACAATCTTGATACTCAGACACGCTACTCTCCCCCTTAATCAGAGGCAAGCTCGAAGATGCTTGCCCGTTCGCACCAAACCCAAGGCCAATCTCAGGAGGACTCATGAGCACGCCCGAGCTCATGCCCTGCAACAAGCTCGTTGCCCCACCCACCGGAGGCGGCTGCGTCTGCAGCCCAATGCAGTCGTGCTGTGCTGGCATTGACGCCTAATTcatagtacattatttattacacTTATGATTGAAATAGACGTAAGAAAATGAggaattaattgtttatacCTCATGAGTGATGTTGGATTCTGCCATAGAATTGTTGTTCTCTAATAGCAATGCAGTTAATCCTCCATCATCACATGGAAATCTTGATTGAGCATTTTGAAACATATCATAGCCACTACCAAAGCTCAAAGGCATCCCATC is drawn from Salvia hispanica cultivar TCC Black 2014 chromosome 6, UniMelb_Shisp_WGS_1.0, whole genome shotgun sequence and contains these coding sequences:
- the LOC125197051 gene encoding putative zinc finger protein CONSTANS-LIKE 11 isoform X3; amino-acid sequence: MVYCKSDGAALCLKCDSYVHSANAVSLRHLRSLICDRCSSEPAVVRCLDEKLSLCEACDSGGCSHSRRAKHNFYNGCPSVTELYKMWPLTLQEFGDNENEINLPFGTWPIPSPPPPPPPKFLPSTYGRECDIMFFDKNCMQENEDMCSVDIDGMPLSFGSGYDMFQNAQSRFPCDDGGLTALLLENNNSMAESNITHEASMPAQHDCIGLQTQPPPVGGATSLLQGMSSGVLMSPPEIGLGFGANGQASSSLPLIKGESSVSEYQDCGLSPLFLTGDSRWDSNFEAMSSPHARDKAKMRYNAKKKTRTFGKQIRYASRKARADTRKRVKGRFVKSGETYDYDPEGALHYQA
- the LOC125197051 gene encoding putative zinc finger protein CONSTANS-LIKE 11 isoform X2, giving the protein MAECEVCRAVRAMVYCKSDGAALCLKCDSYVHSANAVSLRHLRSLICDRCSSEPAVVRCLDEKLSLCEACDSGGCSHSRRAKHNFYNGCPSVTELYKMWPLTLQEFGDNENEINLPFGTWPIPSPPPPPPPKFLPSTYGRECDIMFFDKNCMQENEDMCSVDIDGMPLSFGSGYDMFQNAQSRFPCDDGGLTALLLENNNSMAESNITHEASMPAQHDCIGLQTQPPPVGGATSLLQGMSSGVLMSPPEIGLGFGANGQASSSLPLIKGESSVSEYQDCGLSPLFLTGDSRWDSNFEAMSSPHARDKAKMRFGKQIRYASRKARADTRKRVKGRFVKSGETYDYDPEGALHYQA
- the LOC125197051 gene encoding putative zinc finger protein CONSTANS-LIKE 11 isoform X1, with product MAECEVCRAVRAMVYCKSDGAALCLKCDSYVHSANAVSLRHLRSLICDRCSSEPAVVRCLDEKLSLCEACDSGGCSHSRRAKHNFYNGCPSVTELYKMWPLTLQEFGDNENEINLPFGTWPIPSPPPPPPPKFLPSTYGRECDIMFFDKNCMQENEDMCSVDIDGMPLSFGSGYDMFQNAQSRFPCDDGGLTALLLENNNSMAESNITHEASMPAQHDCIGLQTQPPPVGGATSLLQGMSSGVLMSPPEIGLGFGANGQASSSLPLIKGESSVSEYQDCGLSPLFLTGDSRWDSNFEAMSSPHARDKAKMRYNAKKKTRTFGKQIRYASRKARADTRKRVKGRFVKSGETYDYDPEGALHYQA